Proteins encoded within one genomic window of Nitrospira sp.:
- a CDS encoding oligosaccharide flippase family protein, which yields MSIAVGKGASLIAQLILGWLLSKEDFALYAIAISWSTIVMALRNGGTHRLLIQKGAQYSGLAVMYLKFALLFNVGGFAVLMGAAPILSGLYDSHSLRTMVWILGLSLPLSTAAMIFQAKLSADLQFAKVSRLIILSSLARHGSMVLFAWLGFGPLSFVFPLCVVALVETALGWYWAKCWPSNRSLTWPSIQEIFQDSRWVMLTALASALTINGDYLAISLIQNKELLGVYFFGYQLSLALVALVTSSLDTVMMPAFSSLGNEQPRQTELFLRGTRLLAVVATFACFGLAIAAPAAIHGLWAGKWDEAIPVVQILSLAMPVRLMIPLCRAMLEARGEWRLVSVLSISDGAGIILAGAIGASTGGLIAISLVVSGYNLLSGFMYCAIVAKSSLMPLRSVFTQVFVMLWVGIAAVAAASMFIFWEGQNTTSLWQAAAAITVYGCIYLGLTKVFIRNSFVEIKSVLVRATGDRES from the coding sequence GTGAGCATTGCAGTGGGCAAGGGCGCAAGTCTTATCGCCCAGCTCATCCTCGGATGGCTACTGTCGAAAGAAGATTTTGCGCTGTATGCCATTGCCATCTCCTGGTCGACCATCGTGATGGCGTTGAGAAACGGCGGGACCCATCGCTTGCTGATACAGAAGGGCGCACAGTATTCAGGCCTGGCCGTGATGTACCTGAAGTTCGCCCTCCTGTTCAACGTCGGTGGCTTTGCAGTCCTCATGGGGGCGGCTCCGATCCTCTCCGGTCTGTACGACAGTCATTCCTTGCGGACAATGGTCTGGATTCTGGGATTGTCGCTACCCTTGAGCACCGCTGCGATGATTTTTCAGGCGAAACTCTCAGCAGATCTGCAGTTTGCTAAGGTTTCCCGCCTGATCATTCTGTCGTCGCTCGCCCGTCACGGATCTATGGTCCTGTTTGCGTGGCTGGGTTTCGGCCCACTGAGTTTTGTCTTTCCACTCTGTGTCGTGGCCCTCGTGGAGACGGCACTTGGATGGTACTGGGCCAAATGTTGGCCGTCTAACCGGTCACTGACCTGGCCCTCTATCCAAGAGATTTTCCAGGACAGCCGGTGGGTGATGCTCACCGCATTAGCCAGCGCACTCACGATTAATGGGGATTATCTGGCAATTAGTCTCATCCAGAACAAAGAGTTGTTAGGTGTCTACTTTTTCGGGTATCAGCTAAGCCTCGCCCTGGTGGCGTTGGTCACCAGCAGCCTGGACACTGTCATGATGCCGGCGTTCTCCTCGCTCGGCAACGAACAACCACGCCAGACGGAGCTGTTTCTAAGAGGAACTCGTCTGCTGGCCGTGGTGGCGACCTTTGCCTGTTTCGGCCTTGCAATTGCGGCTCCCGCGGCCATTCACGGTCTCTGGGCAGGAAAATGGGACGAGGCGATCCCGGTGGTGCAAATCTTGTCGCTGGCAATGCCTGTGCGCCTCATGATTCCGCTGTGTCGAGCCATGTTGGAGGCCCGCGGGGAGTGGAGACTCGTGTCTGTGCTGTCCATCAGCGACGGGGCGGGGATTATTCTCGCTGGAGCCATTGGGGCCTCGACGGGTGGGCTTATTGCTATCAGTCTAGTAGTAAGTGGCTACAATCTCTTGTCGGGGTTTATGTACTGCGCCATCGTGGCTAAGAGCAGTCTGATGCCATTGAGATCAGTGTTTACCCAGGTATTTGTCATGCTCTGGGTGGGGATTGCAGCGGTTGCAGCAGCAAGCATGTTTATTTTCTGGGAAGGACAGAATACAACGAGTTTGTGGCAAGCTGCTGCTGCGATAACTGTCTATGGTTGCATTTACCTTGGACTTACGAAGGTATTTATTAGGAACAGTTTCGTGGAGATCAAAAGCGTGCTCGTACGAGCCACAGGGGACCGCGAAAGTTAA
- a CDS encoding glycosyltransferase family 4 protein — MQSNGLAGGYPAAMLCKGDDGYGVASVLKLYARNAPELQFVCLQPGAMFDWLTHNGNRVHLVEGLSSFTATSSARTIMQLPAVIAKAYQSAIALHKLFQQLGIRVVHAHWLPQHIIAGHLRKLGYASVWHIHGNMSQRRLFGLGSKLNHLLAKWGADLLIPVSDFIGSNWKGAGVPIRVIHNAAPKLFEGPNDRRDDHIRCVIAGRLTEDKGHHLAIQAVLNARVTGHDIRLDVFGGPLDRNPYYEELQRLVSQSDAGNCIRFMGFSEDLRKHHQFYDLGLQCRLSPEPCSMWVCETLVDGLPLIAADAGGTAELVENEVTGLLFNSGDVHDLTAKLLTLMGNRHRLRMMRHAAYERGRRLFGVERFISETYDAYAASLPQSS; from the coding sequence GTGCAGAGCAACGGTCTAGCCGGCGGCTATCCAGCGGCCATGTTGTGCAAAGGTGACGACGGGTACGGAGTGGCGTCCGTCTTGAAGCTCTATGCCCGCAACGCGCCCGAGTTGCAGTTTGTCTGCCTACAACCAGGAGCCATGTTTGATTGGCTGACACACAATGGGAACCGCGTTCATCTGGTAGAGGGGTTGTCGAGTTTCACAGCCACAAGTTCAGCCCGCACCATCATGCAGTTGCCTGCGGTCATAGCCAAGGCCTATCAGTCCGCGATAGCCTTGCACAAGCTTTTCCAGCAGTTGGGGATACGCGTTGTCCACGCGCACTGGCTGCCGCAACACATCATCGCCGGACATCTGCGGAAACTCGGCTACGCGTCGGTGTGGCACATCCATGGAAATATGAGCCAACGCCGACTCTTCGGCTTGGGGTCGAAGTTGAACCATCTGCTGGCGAAATGGGGGGCCGATCTGTTGATACCGGTGAGCGACTTCATTGGATCCAACTGGAAAGGCGCGGGTGTGCCGATACGAGTGATCCACAACGCAGCGCCAAAACTCTTCGAAGGACCCAATGATCGACGCGACGACCACATTCGCTGCGTCATTGCCGGGCGTCTGACAGAAGACAAAGGACACCACCTGGCAATTCAAGCCGTCCTGAATGCGAGAGTCACAGGACACGACATACGCCTCGACGTCTTCGGCGGACCCCTTGATCGGAATCCTTATTATGAGGAGTTACAGCGTCTGGTGAGTCAGTCTGACGCAGGAAATTGTATTCGGTTCATGGGGTTTTCCGAAGATCTTCGGAAGCACCATCAATTTTATGATCTCGGGTTGCAATGCCGTCTCAGTCCTGAGCCCTGCAGCATGTGGGTCTGTGAAACACTGGTGGACGGCCTCCCGTTGATCGCAGCTGATGCCGGTGGAACGGCGGAACTTGTTGAAAATGAAGTCACCGGATTACTGTTCAACAGTGGCGATGTCCACGATCTCACGGCAAAACTTCTGACGTTGATGGGGAATCGCCACCGGCTCCGGATGATGCGGCATGCGGCCTACGAACGCGGACGACGCCTATTCGGCGTCGAGCGGTTTATTTCGGAAACCTACGATGCATATGCCGCATCGTTACCCCAATCGAGCTAA
- the gmd gene encoding GDP-mannose 4,6-dehydratase, translating to MKKALITGISGQDGSYLAEFLLAKGYEVHGIIRRSSSFNTGRIDPIYQDPHVPDARLKLVYGDLNDASSLNRILRTIQPDEIYNLGAQSHVRVSFDVPEYTAEITALGTVRLLEAIRESGIQPKFYQASSSEMFGKVQDIPQRESTPFYPRSPYGAAKVYAHWITVNYREAYNLFACSGILFNHESPRRGETFVTRKITRAAARIKLGVQKELFLGNLDAKRDWGFAGDYVQAMWMMLQAEQPDDYVIATGETHTVREFLDRAFSHVGLDWHDYVKIDPRYYRPTEVDLLIGDAAKAKRTLGWEPKVTFEQLVTMMVEADLRAERQTLEGTREVRLA from the coding sequence GTGAAAAAGGCGCTCATCACCGGCATCAGCGGTCAGGACGGATCCTACCTCGCTGAATTCCTTCTCGCCAAAGGCTACGAGGTGCATGGCATCATCCGTCGCTCGAGCTCGTTCAACACCGGGCGTATCGATCCCATTTACCAAGACCCGCATGTGCCCGATGCCCGGCTCAAACTCGTCTATGGCGACCTCAACGACGCGAGCTCGTTGAACAGAATCCTCCGGACCATTCAACCGGATGAAATCTACAATTTAGGTGCGCAGAGCCATGTCCGAGTCAGCTTCGATGTCCCAGAATACACCGCGGAGATCACGGCGCTGGGTACGGTCCGTCTGCTCGAGGCGATCCGGGAATCCGGGATTCAGCCGAAATTTTATCAAGCCTCGTCCAGTGAGATGTTCGGCAAGGTGCAGGACATCCCTCAACGCGAGAGTACGCCGTTTTACCCGCGCAGTCCCTATGGCGCGGCTAAAGTCTATGCCCACTGGATTACGGTGAATTATCGCGAGGCCTACAATCTGTTCGCCTGCAGCGGCATTCTCTTCAACCACGAGTCTCCACGTCGGGGAGAGACGTTCGTAACGAGAAAAATTACGCGTGCGGCAGCCCGTATCAAGTTGGGCGTGCAGAAGGAACTATTTCTCGGCAATCTCGACGCCAAACGAGACTGGGGGTTCGCAGGCGACTACGTACAGGCCATGTGGATGATGTTACAAGCCGAACAGCCGGACGACTATGTCATCGCGACCGGAGAGACTCATACCGTACGCGAGTTTCTCGATCGTGCGTTCAGCCACGTGGGACTGGATTGGCACGACTATGTGAAGATCGATCCACGCTACTACCGGCCGACCGAAGTGGACCTTCTTATTGGTGATGCGGCGAAGGCCAAGCGCACGCTGGGATGGGAGCCGAAAGTCACATTTGAACAGTTGGTGACCATGATGGTGGAAGCCGACCTTCGGGCAGAACGGCAAACGTTGGAGGGAACGAGGGAAGTCAGGCTGGCATGA
- a CDS encoding heparinase II/III-family protein, with the protein MRVTLSFKTNLLPRKLEASAKALAAGRPEDWWDGARERGLFSLFRLQRQLGSRWLSRSFTDQDVAAASFCRSAYPVLPSLPWQCDLNPASVEDLLNGRLSVFGVPWQWTTDEACWHHAVDTGRTWPRRFFPNIAIQPGNSCGDVRLAWEPSRLQHLVTLGLIAQKADPSVRSRAVAAIEAQFVSWVAANPLLIGIHYISPMECALRLLASCYALDLIRPWMQQPRQTWGALLALVSGHAELIRKRLALRSPVPHETLAGAAALIHAGSLFTEMEQAERWLAFGLYLIEEDTPRHISQDGGSQEQGLGYLQFSTDLYGLIVAMLDHQQRPLSEKVRQAFDRSRAFLDEFRSPADDRLPTIGDGSCETALSPSLRFPNPGRRRTSGLTTFHLSGYSIIRGRDSHRAIFDHGPLGLPPRYAHGHADALSMILQIGPQEVFIDPGTYTYLGEDAWRSYFRGTRGHNTVTVDGVDQAVPEGALTWSHPFDTHLVYRDETPEGKTTVIARHYGYKERLGVVHLRGVSYEPSGSWIIWDWLTGTGTHHLELNWHLGCQVVAVEGGYRLEGLDRPLLLTIEGGASRLHTGSTQPVAGWRSSRYGSKDPITTIRVEHHGPLSHEFMTRIRPL; encoded by the coding sequence TTGCGCGTTACGCTCTCATTTAAGACGAATCTCTTGCCCCGCAAACTGGAGGCGTCAGCCAAGGCCTTGGCCGCCGGGCGCCCCGAGGATTGGTGGGATGGGGCGAGGGAACGGGGGTTGTTTTCCCTCTTCCGCCTGCAACGGCAACTGGGCAGCCGTTGGTTGTCGCGTTCGTTTACGGACCAGGACGTTGCCGCGGCTTCGTTTTGCCGGAGTGCCTACCCGGTGCTTCCTTCCCTTCCCTGGCAGTGTGACCTCAATCCTGCCTCGGTCGAAGATCTGCTGAACGGCCGCCTGTCGGTGTTTGGGGTGCCATGGCAATGGACGACCGATGAGGCATGCTGGCATCACGCGGTGGATACGGGGCGGACATGGCCCCGGAGGTTCTTCCCCAATATTGCGATTCAACCAGGCAATTCCTGCGGGGATGTGCGCCTAGCCTGGGAACCATCACGGCTTCAACATCTCGTGACGCTGGGGTTGATCGCGCAAAAGGCTGATCCCTCCGTTCGGTCGCGAGCTGTCGCCGCTATCGAAGCACAATTTGTGTCTTGGGTCGCGGCCAATCCCCTGCTCATCGGCATTCATTACATCTCGCCCATGGAATGTGCCTTGCGTCTGCTCGCGAGTTGTTACGCGTTGGACTTGATCCGTCCGTGGATGCAACAACCGCGACAAACGTGGGGCGCGCTCCTCGCGCTGGTGTCAGGACATGCGGAATTGATTCGGAAGCGCCTGGCGCTCCGCTCACCCGTTCCGCACGAAACGCTGGCAGGAGCCGCTGCATTGATTCATGCCGGCAGTCTCTTCACTGAGATGGAGCAGGCGGAACGATGGCTGGCCTTTGGTCTGTATCTGATCGAGGAAGACACTCCCCGTCACATCAGCCAGGATGGCGGGAGTCAGGAGCAAGGCCTCGGGTATCTCCAGTTCAGCACCGACCTCTATGGGCTGATCGTTGCCATGCTCGATCACCAGCAACGGCCGCTGTCTGAGAAGGTCCGCCAGGCCTTTGACCGGAGCCGTGCGTTTCTCGATGAATTTCGTTCGCCGGCCGACGACCGATTGCCTACGATCGGGGACGGTTCCTGTGAGACGGCACTCTCGCCGTCGCTTCGCTTTCCAAATCCAGGCAGACGGCGCACCTCCGGGTTGACGACGTTTCACCTCTCGGGCTACTCCATCATCCGCGGGCGCGATTCGCATCGGGCCATCTTTGATCACGGGCCGCTCGGTCTCCCGCCTCGGTACGCTCATGGACATGCCGATGCCCTGTCGATGATTCTCCAGATCGGCCCGCAGGAGGTGTTCATCGATCCCGGGACCTATACCTATCTCGGAGAAGACGCATGGCGTTCCTATTTCCGTGGTACGCGCGGGCACAATACCGTGACGGTGGACGGAGTGGATCAGGCGGTGCCAGAAGGGGCCTTGACCTGGTCGCACCCGTTTGACACGCATTTGGTTTATCGAGACGAGACGCCGGAAGGCAAGACCACGGTCATTGCCCGCCACTACGGCTACAAAGAGCGTCTGGGCGTCGTACATTTACGTGGCGTGTCCTACGAACCCTCCGGATCATGGATCATTTGGGATTGGTTGACCGGAACCGGCACGCACCATCTCGAACTGAACTGGCACTTGGGTTGTCAGGTGGTAGCCGTGGAGGGAGGGTATCGGTTGGAGGGATTGGACCGGCCACTCTTGCTGACGATTGAGGGGGGAGCTAGCCGACTCCATACTGGATCAACCCAGCCTGTCGCCGGTTGGAGGTCCAGTCGTTATGGGAGCAAAGACCCGATCACGACGATCCGAGTCGAGCATCATGGCCCGCTGTCTCATGAATTCATGACGCGAATCCGGCCGCTGTAG
- a CDS encoding type II toxin-antitoxin system prevent-host-death family antitoxin, producing the protein MDAMTYTTVRANLASAMDRVCEDHEALIITRNGEQSVVMLSLEDYKALEETAYLLRTPANAKRLLAAAAQLSGGKGVQRKLAK; encoded by the coding sequence ATGGATGCGATGACCTATACGACCGTTCGCGCAAACCTTGCGAGCGCTATGGACCGCGTATGCGAGGACCATGAGGCGTTAATCATTACCCGGAATGGAGAACAGTCCGTCGTCATGCTCTCGCTCGAAGACTATAAGGCGCTCGAGGAAACTGCGTATCTCTTGCGCACCCCCGCCAACGCCAAACGCCTGCTTGCTGCGGCAGCGCAGCTCAGTGGCGGCAAAGGTGTTCAGCGAAAGTTGGCCAAGTGA
- a CDS encoding Txe/YoeB family addiction module toxin: MKLIFADEAWEDYLYWQKQDKRMVERINKLIRETQREPFAGMGKPEPLKHALSGLWSRRITDEHRMVYRVERDALMIAQLRFHC, from the coding sequence GTGAAGCTAATTTTTGCCGATGAGGCATGGGAAGATTACTTGTACTGGCAAAAGCAAGATAAGCGTATGGTCGAACGGATCAATAAACTGATTCGCGAGACTCAACGCGAGCCATTTGCAGGTATGGGCAAGCCCGAACCGTTGAAACATGCGCTTTCAGGATTGTGGTCGCGACGAATTACCGACGAACATCGCATGGTGTACCGCGTCGAGAGGGATGCTCTGATGATCGCTCAGCTGCGCTTTCACTGCTGA
- the wecB gene encoding UDP-N-acetylglucosamine 2-epimerase (non-hydrolyzing), giving the protein MKRIDLIAGARPNFMKIAPIIDALHAAQSKGGSPLRYRLIHTGQHYDRAMSGSFFEELGIPDPDINLEVGSGTQAEQTAGIMVGYEKVLAKETSDLCLVVGDVTSTMACSIVARKMGVPVAHVEGGIRSHDWTMPEEINRVVTDSITNWFFTTSETANDNLRRAGITEDRIFFVGNTMIDTLLKQEGRLRPPACWTSLALKPQQYCVVTLHRPANVDGEQKLLALLQAIADGTQGLPVVFPVHPRTAKNLREAGKALPSMHYVDPLGYLEFNYLVKHARGVITDSGGITEETTVLGVPCLTLRDNTERPETVTIGTNELIGTDPGKLPPALKRLMSGQWKKGAIPPKWDGRAAERIVGHLETLLTRL; this is encoded by the coding sequence ATGAAGCGCATTGACCTGATCGCTGGAGCACGACCCAATTTCATGAAAATCGCGCCGATCATCGACGCGTTGCATGCTGCACAATCGAAAGGCGGGAGCCCGCTGCGGTATCGCCTGATTCACACCGGACAGCACTATGATAGGGCCATGTCGGGCAGTTTTTTCGAAGAGCTGGGCATCCCTGATCCCGACATTAATTTGGAGGTGGGGTCGGGGACACAGGCCGAGCAGACTGCGGGCATCATGGTGGGCTACGAAAAGGTGCTGGCGAAAGAGACAAGTGATCTCTGCCTGGTGGTCGGTGATGTGACCTCAACCATGGCCTGTTCCATCGTGGCCAGGAAAATGGGAGTGCCCGTCGCGCATGTGGAAGGCGGCATCCGGTCACACGATTGGACCATGCCTGAAGAAATCAACCGGGTGGTGACTGATTCGATCACCAATTGGTTTTTTACGACCAGTGAGACAGCCAACGACAACCTTCGCCGAGCCGGGATCACCGAGGATCGCATCTTTTTCGTCGGCAATACGATGATCGATACCTTGCTGAAGCAAGAAGGACGATTGCGGCCGCCCGCTTGTTGGACGTCGCTCGCCCTAAAGCCCCAGCAGTATTGTGTCGTGACCCTCCATCGGCCGGCGAATGTGGATGGTGAGCAGAAGTTACTCGCCCTCTTGCAAGCCATCGCGGATGGTACCCAAGGCCTGCCGGTGGTCTTCCCCGTGCACCCGCGTACCGCCAAGAATCTTCGTGAGGCGGGCAAGGCTCTTCCGTCGATGCACTATGTCGATCCGCTCGGGTATTTGGAATTCAACTATCTGGTGAAACATGCCCGAGGCGTGATTACCGATTCAGGCGGGATCACTGAAGAGACGACCGTGTTAGGCGTGCCCTGTCTCACATTACGCGACAATACGGAGCGGCCGGAAACCGTGACGATCGGCACCAATGAACTGATTGGCACTGACCCGGGAAAACTGCCACCCGCTTTGAAACGCTTGATGTCCGGCCAATGGAAAAAAGGTGCGATTCCACCCAAGTGGGATGGGAGGGCAGCGGAGCGGATCGTGGGACATCTCGAGACTTTACTGACGCGCCTCTAG